The Anastrepha ludens isolate Willacy chromosome 2, idAnaLude1.1, whole genome shotgun sequence genome contains a region encoding:
- the LOC128854820 gene encoding SKI2 subunit of superkiller complex protein: MDENIQKLQNYIISPELPIHNPLPEIIPRQCDTTRLMHLPKGATSTKLVPRRDFITGEIIEFVEVDLVDVGANACNSTSMRREPGLLMEATRGSAMNFPFWPGGFDEPPREIMKPNIDLDLGTELLTVPPGFQKGYNFEDSMLKVISGGTVLGGSNNVNLLKNLEKDLDVQEWLKLAEQPTEADSVTDFNNSGEFKDVEEQIMSADLKPVLEISNTNTKSAFSSEWAEMVDISQPITNFKDKIPCPAMTYPFELDVFQKQAIIKLEERQYVFVAAHTSAGKTVVAEYAIALSQRDLTRTIYTSPIKALSNQKYRDFKKTFKDVGLITGDLQIDPTASCLIMTTEILRSMLYCGSEITRDLEYVIFDEVHYINNPERGHVWEEVIILLPDHVNIIMLSATVPNTLELADWVGSTKKRKVYVISTLKRPVPLMHYLYTGCGGKSKDDIYLLVDADGNYLQKNYERAVERKKEMQSKSKGGQSGGPPAKNFVSAKQDQNMWIGLIDFLKRNQKMPVVAFTLSRNRCDINLQALQSVDLNTAREKGSVQKFFQQCLQKLKPPDRQLPQVLTMKDSLERGIGVHHSGILPILKEIVEMLFQSGLVKLLFATETFAMGVNMPARTVIFDSHRKYDGIEVRNLKPGEYIQMAGRAGRRGHDENGTVILLCKAQVPPSMDLRSMILGQPEKLQSQFILRYAVILTCLRIESIKVEDIIQFSFKEFNQKLQIPAQKKQLEVAQDKFSQLPELGEHLQPLCRFYELAQEYLTERQRLMKFLLSQPKIAKELKVGRVLVVTQGRHYNKLGIILSIKSTPGKDTIYRLLVLQHQFKAIDQKDNFHRSEMYYKIVSLTPQHKFFQPEGIGGHDVIDVKAVDIVEITKSTIKVDGDVIIRNWEQRQIERFRDTPPGATVVKAVSELQQLNQNYIDKPETLKFMNISKEINLSQENELAQIRYTEHLWKQLLAVLPHTNIAGYEQEFATVYERKVLERRIEELKFKNSTKNLSLYPDYCNKLKVLRALKYIDDLDEVTLKGKVACEMGQNELLITELILCNMFNDLQPAEIAALLSGLVFQGKIQGEPVIPEKLKKCVKEFEDINDTILAEELRHQTIVESDNRLNFGLLEVVYEWARNKPFAEIMKLTEVQEGIIVRCIQQLDETLRDVKTAAIRIGNPTLQSKMEEASTAIKRDIVFTASLYTAL, translated from the exons ATGgatgaaaatatacaaaaattgcaaaattatattataagtcCGGAATTGCCAATACATAATCCCTTGCCGGAAATAATACCGCGACAATGTGATACAACTCGTCTGATGCATTTACCGAAAGGTGCTACCAGCACCAAACTGGTGCCACGTCGTGACTTTATCACAGGCGAGATCATTGAGTTTGTTGAGGTTGATTTAGTAGATGTGGGAGCGAATGCATGCAATTCTACCTCAATGCGACGAGAACCCGGACTGCTTATGGAAGCAACTCGAGGTTCCGCTATGAACTTTCCTTTCTGGCCGGGTGGATTCGACGAGCCTCCACGAGAAATCATGAAACCGAACATTGACTTGGATTTAGGCACAGAGTTGCTGACAGTGCCACCAGGATTTCAAAAAGGCTATAATTTTGAGGATAGCATGTTGAAAGTGATTTCGGGAGGTACAGTGTTAGGAGGGAGTAATAATGTCAACCTATTAAAAAACCTGGAAAAAGATCTTGATGTTCAGGAATGGCTCAAACTGGCAGAACAACCAACGGAAGCGGATTCTGTAACTGATTTTAATAACTCAGGCGAATTTAAAGATGTTGAAGAGCAGATTATGAGCGCAGACCTGAAACCCGTACTTGAAATATCGAATACAAATACTAAATCGGCATTTAGCAGCGAATGGGCTGAAATGGTAGATATTTCACAGCCTATTACGAACTTCAAAGATAAGATTCCGTGTCCCGCCATGACCTACCCATTTGAGTTGGATGTATTTCAGAAGCAGGCTATTATTAAATTAGAAGAGCGACAATATGTCTTTGTTGCAGCGCATACATCTGCCGGTAAAACAGTAGTGGCAGAGTATGCAATAGCCTTGTCACAACGGGACCTAACGCGCACAATATACACTTCACCTATTAAAGCGCTGTCAAATCAAAAATATCGAGACtttaagaaaacttttaaagacGTTGGACTAATAACCGGTGATTTACAAATTGATCCCACTGCTTCGTGCCTTATTATGACCACGGAGATTCTACGGTCAATGCTTTATTGCGGTAGTGAAATAACACGAGACCTCGAATACGTAATTTTTGACGAAGTACACTATATAAACAATCCTGAGCGCGGTCATGTGTGGGAAGAG gtaATAATATTACTCCCAGACCATGTAAATATAATCATGTTGAGCGCTACTGTGCCGAACACGTTAGAATTGGCCGACTGGGTTGGCAgcaccaaaaaaagaaaagtctATGTGATAAGCACACTTAAACGTCCAGTCCCACTTATGCATTACCTTTACACCGGCTGTGGTGGAAAAAGTAAAGACGACATATATTTACTAGTAGACGCTGATGGTAACTATCTGCAGAAAAATTACGAGCGGGCGGTAGAGCGCAAAAAAGAAATGCAATCCAAATCAAAGGGTGGTCAGAGTGGTGGTCCGCCAGCAAAAAATTTCGTAAGCGCTAAGCAAGATCAAAACATGTGGATTGGGCTGATAGACTTTCTGAAACGCAATCAAAAAATGCCCGTCGTCGCATTTACATTATCACGCAATCGCTGTGACATTAATTTACag GCTTTGCAATCAGTTGACTTAAATACTGCCCGCGAAAAAGGTTCTgttcaaaaattctttcagcaatGCTTACAAAAGCTTAAACCGCCAGACCGTCAATTACCACAAGTTCTTACAATGAAAGACTCACTTGAGCGCGGAATCGGCGTTCACCACAGTGGGATACTTCCCATACTAAAGGAGATTGTGGAGATGCTCTTTCAATCCGGTTTGGTTAAACTACTCTTCGCGACGGAAACTTTTGCAATGGGTGTCAATATGCCTGCTCGTACAGTTATATTTGATTCGCACCGCAAATATGATGGAATTGAGGTGCGAAATCTGAAGCCAGGCGAATATATCCAAATGGCCGGACGTGCCGGTCGTCGAGGACATGATGAAAACGGCACTGTGATATTATTGTGCAAAGCACAGGTGCCGCCTTCGATGGATCTGCGCTCAATGATACTAGGCCAACCAGAAAAGTTACAATCGCAATTTATATTGCGTTATGCCGTCATATTAACTTGCCTGCGCATTGAAAGCATTAAAGTAGAGGACATAATTCAGTTCAGTTTCAAAGAGTTTAATCAAAAGCTTCAAATACCAGCGCAGAAGAAACAACTGGAAGTGGCGCAAGACAAGTTTTCCCAACTACCCGAACTGGGTGAACACCTACAGCCACTATGTCGATTCTACGAACTCGCTCAGGAATATCTCACTGAGCGGCAACGTCTCATG aaatttttgttatcgcaaCCTAAAATAGCGAAAGAATTGAAAGTTGGTAGGGTGCTTGTGGTTACACAAGGCAGACACTACAACAAGTTGGGTATAATActttctataaaatctactcCAGGAAAAGATACAATATACAGATTATTAGTATTGCAACATCAGTTTAAAGCAATTGACCAGAAG GATAACTTTCATCGCAGTGAAATGTACTACAAAATAGTGTCATTAACTCCACAGCACAAGTTCTTCCAGCCCGAGGGTATCGGTGGCCATGACGTAATCGATGTAAAAGCCGTCGATATAGTTGAGATTACGAAAAGCACCATAAAAGTTGATGGCGATGTAATAATTCGCAATTGGGAGCAACGTCAAATCGAACGTTTCAGGGATACCCCACCAGGTGCAACTGTGGTGAAGGCAGTAAGTGAGTTACAACAACTCAACCAAAATTACATAGACAAACCGGAAACGTTGAAATTCATGAACATCTCAAAAGAGATTAATTTAAGTCAGGAGAATGAATTAGCGCAAATTCGCTACACGGAGCATTTGTGGAAGCAGCTTCTCGCAGTATTGCCTCATACGAACATTGCTGGTTATGAACAAGAATTCGCCACTGTTTATGAGCGCAAAGTGTTGGAACGGCGTATAGAGGAGTTGAAGTTTAAAAATTCGACTAAAAATCTCTCACTTTATCCGGATTACTGCAATAAATTGAAGGTGTTGCGTGCTCTTAAGTACATCGATGATTTGGACGAGG TTACCTTAAAAGGCAAAGTTGCTTGTGAAATGGGGCAGAACGAGCTATTAATAACCGAATTAATACTGTGTAATATGTTCAATGATCTCCAACCCGCGGAAATTGCGGCTCTGCTTTCTGGTCTAGTATTTCAAGGAAAAATCCAAGGAGAACCGGTGATtccggagaagttgaaaaaa tgTGTTAAGGAATTCGAGGATATCAACGATACAATTTTAGCCGAAGAACTGCGCCATCAAACAATAGTAGAATCAGATAATCGCCTCAACTTTGGATTACTTGAAGTTGTGTACGAATGGGCCCGAAATAAG CCATTTGctgaaataatgaaattaactGAAGTGCAAGAAGGTATAATCGTGCGTTGCATACAACAATTGGATGAAACTCTACGTGACGTTAAAACAGCTGCCATTCGTATTGGCAATCCAACATTGCAGAGCAAAATGGAAGAAGCATCAACCGCCATTAAACGAGACATAGTCTTCACCGCAAGTTTGTACACCGCATTATGA